In Methylobacterium sp. WL1, the sequence ATGCGTGTCGACGGAACGGTGGCGAGCGACGACGAGGGCGGCCGCAGCGGCGGCAACATGGATTTCGGGCCCGCCTGGGCGCGGGTGAAGCGTCGGCTGCGCGCCGAGCTGGGCGAGGATGTGTTCGCCAGCTGGTTCGCCCGCCTGGAACTGGAGGGCGTGACCGCCGGGACGGCGCGGCTGACGGTGCCGACGCGCTTCCTCAAGAGCTGGATCGAATCACACTACCTCGACCGGGTGCTCGGCACCTTCAAGGCCGAGGCCGAGGAGATCGGCCGGATCGAAGTCGGCGTGCGCGGCACGGCCGCCCCGGTCCGTCCGGCCGCCGTCGGCGCGCCCAAGGCCGGACCGGCCAGCGGCCCGCTGGCCCGGCTCCACGCCACCGGGACGCCGACACCGGTTGCGGCCGTCGCCACGCCGTCGGAGCATCGCTCCGCCGATGCGGGCGGTGACCTCAGCGGCACGCCGCTGGACGCGCGGCTGACCTTCGCGAGCTTCGTGATCGGCCGCTCGAACGCGCTGGCCCATGCCGCCGCCGAGCGGGTCGCCCGGCACCAGGGCGAGGGCGCGCTCTACAACCCGCTCTACCTCCATGCCGGCGTCGGCCTCGGCAAGACCCACCTGCTGCACGGCATCGGCCATGCCGCCCGCGAGGCCGGCCGCCGGGTGATCTACCTGACCGCCGACCGCTTCATGTACGGCTTCGTGAACGCCCTGAAGACCCAGTCGGCCCTCGCCTACAAGGAGCGTCTGCGCGGCATCGATCTGCTGATCCTGGACGACGTCCAGTTCATTCAGGGCAAGTCGATCCAGGCGGAATTCGGCCACACCATCAACGCGCTGATCGATGCCGGCCGGCAGGTCGTCGTGGCGTCCGACCGGCCCCCGACCGAGCTGGAGGCGCTGGACGAGCGCGTGCGCTCGCGCCTGGGCGGCGGCCTCGTGGTCGAAATCACGGCCCTCGACGAGGCGCTGCGCGTCTCGATCCTGTCGGCGCGGCTCGCCGCGGTGCGGGCGGCGCATCCGGGCTTCGACGTGTCGCCGCAGGTCGCGACCTACGTGGCCCGGGCGATCACGGCCAACGGCCGCGACCTCGAAGGCGCGGTCAACCGTCTGCTGGCCCACGCCACGCTCACCGGCACCGCCGTCACGATGGAGACCGCCGAGAGCGCGATCCGCGACCTCGTGAAGAACCGCGAGCCGAAGCGCATCAAGATCGAGGATATCCAGAAGCTGGTCGCCTCGCGCTACAACGTCTCGCGCTCGGACATCCTGTCGGAGCGGCGCACCGCCGCCGTGGTCAAGCCGCGCCAGATCGCCATGTACCTGTCGAAGGTGCTGACCCTGCGCTCGCTGCCCGAGATCGGTCGCCGGTTCGGTGGACGCGACCACACCACGGTGCTGCACGCGGTGCGCAAGATCGAGAAGCAGATCGGCGAGGATACGGTTCTGGGCGACGAGGTCGAGCTGCTGAAGCGGATGCTTCAGGACTAGGATCCCAAACGGGCCCCAGGCCACCCCTCAACCATCCTAACGAGCGCGCCCGATCGAACCCCGATCGGGCGCGGTCCTGTTTTACGCGGGCTTCACGCTTGGCCGATTCGCCACGGTCCGGGATGGTGCGACGCGTATCCGCCGTGGCAGACTGGCGCCCAGCGAGTCGGCCCGGTAAGGCCGCGTCGCCAACAGGCAAGAACACGCTGGGGAACGCCGATGCCCGAAGCCTTCATCTACGATCACGTCCGCACGCCGCGCGGCCGTGGCAAGGCGGACGGAGCCCTGCACGAGGTGACGGCCCTGCGCCTCGCCGAGACCGCCCTGCGGGCCCTGAAGGACCGCAACGGCCTCGATACCGCCCTGGTGGATGACGTGATCCTGGGATGCGTCGACCCGGTGGGCGAGGCGGGGGGCGACATCGCCCGCGCCGCCGCGCTGGTGAGCGACTATGGCGACCACGTCCCGGGCATCCAGATCAACCGCTTCTGCGCGTCGGGCCTCGACGCTGTGAATTTCGCCGCCGCGCAGGTGATGAGCGGCCAGCACGAGATGGCGGTGGGGGGCGGCGTCGAATCGATGAGCCGCATCGGCATCGGCGCGTCCGGGGGCGCCTGGCCGGTCGATCCGGCGATCGCCATCAAGTCGTACTTCATGCCGCAGGGCGTCTCGGCGGATCTGATTGCCACCAAGTACGGGTTCTCGCGGGACGATTGCGACGCCTACGCGGTGCGATCGCAGGCGCGCTCGGCCAAGTCCTGGGCGGACGGGCTGTTTAACGGCTCGGTGGTCCCGGTCCGCGACGTGAACGGCATCACGCTGCTCGATCGCGACGAGCATATGCGGCCGGGCACCGACATGCAGTCGCTCGCCGCGCTGAAGGCCTCCTTCGTCCAGATGGGCCAGATGGGCGGGTTCGACGCGGTGGCGACCGACGCGCACCCGGATGTCGAGACGGTCAACCACGTCCACCATGCCGGCAATTCGTCGGGCATCGTCGATGGCGCCGCCGCCGTGCTGATCGGCTCGCAGGCGGCCGGCGCCGCCGCGGGCCTGCGGCCGCGGGCGCGGATCCGGGCGTTTGCCAACATCGGTTCGGATCCGGCCCTGATGCTCACGGGGCCGGTGGACGTCACCCGCAAGGTTCTGGCCCGGTCCGGGCTGAGCCTCTCCGACATCGATCTGTTCGAGGTGAACGAGGCCTTTGCGGCGGTGGTGCTGCGCTTCTGCCAGGCGTTCGACCTCGATCCCGAAATCGTCAACGTCACCGGCGGCGCGATCGCCCTGGGCCACCCGCTCGGGGCGACCGGCGCGATGATCCTCGGAACGGTGCTCGACGAGCTGGAGCGCACCGGCAAGGAGCGCGCGCTGGTGACGCTCTGCATCGGTGCCGGCATGGGCACCGCCACGATCATCGAGCGCGTCTGAGCGACGGTGCGGCGCGGGGGCCGGTCACGGCCGCTCCCCAAAGCCCGGGAACGCTGCTAGAGGCGCGGGCGACGGTCGGCCCGAATCCGGGCCGGACGATAAAACATTGGGAGTCGAGCCCTTGAACCGCCTGATCGCGACGCTCTGCCTGGGCGTCTCCCTGAGCATACCGCTGGCCGCACGTGCCGACGATGCGTCCGACCGTATCACCGAAGCCACGTCGCTGGTGAATAAGACCCTGATCAAGAACCTTCAGACCGGCTTCAACGTCGCCCTGGAGAAGACCGTTGCGGCGATGCCGGAATCGCGCGCCGAGGCCGTGCGCAAGGAGCTCACGGACGAGTTCGAGAAGCAGCGCGGCATCATGATCGAGGGGCTGTCGAAGGAATATGCCCAGAAGTTCACGCTCGCGGAGCTGAAGCATCTGGACGAGATCTACGCCGATCCGACCTACCTCAAGTTCCAGACGATGAACGCCGACCCCAACT encodes:
- a CDS encoding acetyl-CoA C-acetyltransferase, producing the protein MPEAFIYDHVRTPRGRGKADGALHEVTALRLAETALRALKDRNGLDTALVDDVILGCVDPVGEAGGDIARAAALVSDYGDHVPGIQINRFCASGLDAVNFAAAQVMSGQHEMAVGGGVESMSRIGIGASGGAWPVDPAIAIKSYFMPQGVSADLIATKYGFSRDDCDAYAVRSQARSAKSWADGLFNGSVVPVRDVNGITLLDRDEHMRPGTDMQSLAALKASFVQMGQMGGFDAVATDAHPDVETVNHVHHAGNSSGIVDGAAAVLIGSQAAGAAAGLRPRARIRAFANIGSDPALMLTGPVDVTRKVLARSGLSLSDIDLFEVNEAFAAVVLRFCQAFDLDPEIVNVTGGAIALGHPLGATGAMILGTVLDELERTGKERALVTLCIGAGMGTATIIERV
- the dnaA gene encoding chromosomal replication initiator protein DnaA, whose amino-acid sequence is MRVDGTVASDDEGGRSGGNMDFGPAWARVKRRLRAELGEDVFASWFARLELEGVTAGTARLTVPTRFLKSWIESHYLDRVLGTFKAEAEEIGRIEVGVRGTAAPVRPAAVGAPKAGPASGPLARLHATGTPTPVAAVATPSEHRSADAGGDLSGTPLDARLTFASFVIGRSNALAHAAAERVARHQGEGALYNPLYLHAGVGLGKTHLLHGIGHAAREAGRRVIYLTADRFMYGFVNALKTQSALAYKERLRGIDLLILDDVQFIQGKSIQAEFGHTINALIDAGRQVVVASDRPPTELEALDERVRSRLGGGLVVEITALDEALRVSILSARLAAVRAAHPGFDVSPQVATYVARAITANGRDLEGAVNRLLAHATLTGTAVTMETAESAIRDLVKNREPKRIKIEDIQKLVASRYNVSRSDILSERRTAAVVKPRQIAMYLSKVLTLRSLPEIGRRFGGRDHTTVLHAVRKIEKQIGEDTVLGDEVELLKRMLQD